A single window of Magnetococcus marinus MC-1 DNA harbors:
- the rplR gene encoding 50S ribosomal protein L18 yields MAKDRNQARKARSARVRSRIKKVQGERPRLSIFRSARHIYAQIIDDKQGRTLVSASTVEKDLREDMKNGGNADAAAFIGKRIAEKAKEQNITEVVFDRGGFLYHGRTKALAEAAREAGLNF; encoded by the coding sequence ATGGCTAAGGATCGGAATCAAGCAAGAAAGGCCCGTAGCGCACGTGTGCGCTCGAGGATCAAGAAGGTACAGGGCGAACGTCCTCGTCTTTCGATCTTTCGTAGCGCTCGTCATATCTACGCTCAGATCATTGATGATAAACAGGGTCGTACCCTGGTTTCTGCCTCTACGGTAGAAAAAGATCTGCGTGAGGATATGAAAAACGGCGGTAATGCGGATGCGGCAGCCTTTATTGGTAAACGTATCGCTGAAAAAGCGAAAGAGCAGAACATCACCGAGGTGGTGTTCGACCGCGGTGGCTTCCTCTATCACGGCCGCACCAAGGCCCTGGCTGAAGCAGCCCGTGAAGCCGGGTTGAACTTCTAA
- the rpsE gene encoding 30S ribosomal protein S5, translating to MSQREKKNQEAVYESESEFIEKLVAIKRTAKVVKGGSRFNFSAIVVVGDGKGSVGYGLGKAKEVPEAIRKATDQAQKQMIKVEIKDGRTIFHETIGRFGAGNVVLRPASAGTGIIAGGSMRPIFEAIGISDVLAKSTGTSNPHNLIKATFAALQNISPPKRVAAKRGLAAKNVRIRD from the coding sequence ATGAGTCAGCGTGAAAAGAAGAACCAAGAAGCTGTCTATGAGAGTGAGAGCGAGTTTATTGAAAAGCTCGTTGCGATCAAACGTACGGCTAAAGTGGTAAAGGGTGGTAGCCGCTTTAATTTCTCCGCCATTGTGGTGGTTGGAGATGGTAAAGGCTCTGTCGGCTACGGTTTGGGTAAAGCCAAAGAGGTGCCTGAGGCCATTCGTAAGGCAACCGACCAAGCGCAAAAACAGATGATCAAAGTGGAGATTAAAGATGGTCGTACCATCTTCCACGAGACCATCGGGCGGTTTGGTGCAGGCAACGTGGTGTTGCGTCCAGCTTCGGCTGGTACGGGTATTATCGCAGGTGGTTCCATGCGTCCCATCTTCGAAGCCATTGGCATTAGTGATGTGCTGGCCAAGTCCACCGGGACTTCAAACCCGCACAACTTGATTAAAGCCACCTTCGCTGCCTTGCAAAACATCAGCCCGCCCAAGCGGGTTGCTGCAAAGCGTGGGTTGGCTGCCAAAAATGTCCGCATCCGCGACTAA
- the rpmD gene encoding 50S ribosomal protein L30, whose product MADMIKVKLVRSFVGRPDKQRRICASLGLHKMNRVKELPDNAAIRGQINKVCHLVSVVD is encoded by the coding sequence ATGGCTGACATGATCAAAGTAAAGTTGGTACGGTCTTTTGTTGGGCGTCCTGATAAGCAGCGTCGGATTTGCGCTTCTTTGGGTTTGCACAAGATGAACCGTGTGAAGGAACTTCCCGACAACGCCGCCATCCGTGGTCAGATCAATAAGGTCTGTCACTTGGTAAGCGTGGTCGATTAA
- the rplO gene encoding 50S ribosomal protein L15: MKLNEIPAVPGNQQSRNRVGRGPGSGNGKTAGRGHKGQKARSGGFHKSGFEGGQMPLQRRLPKRGFKNFTRKEYTIVQVEDLEKFFDAGSEVNAEALNDLGLLGKKQKSGIKLLANGDITKAITVYVDKASAAAVAKMEAAGGKVVLAVVADPEGDA; the protein is encoded by the coding sequence ATGAAATTGAACGAAATCCCCGCCGTACCTGGCAACCAACAGAGCAGAAACCGTGTGGGTCGCGGCCCAGGTAGCGGTAACGGCAAGACTGCGGGTCGTGGTCACAAGGGTCAAAAGGCCCGCAGTGGTGGTTTCCACAAGAGCGGCTTTGAGGGCGGTCAGATGCCTTTGCAGCGTCGCTTGCCTAAACGCGGTTTTAAAAACTTTACTCGGAAAGAGTACACCATTGTACAGGTGGAAGATCTGGAGAAGTTTTTTGATGCCGGTAGCGAAGTGAATGCCGAGGCCCTGAACGATTTGGGTCTGTTGGGTAAAAAGCAGAAAAGCGGCATCAAATTGCTAGCCAATGGCGATATCACCAAGGCGATCACAGTTTATGTGGACAAAGCCTCTGCGGCGGCTGTCGCTAAGATGGAAGCTGCGGGTGGTAAGGTTGTGCTGGCGGTAGTGGCGGACCCTGAAGGGGACGCTTAA
- the secY gene encoding preprotein translocase subunit SecY, whose amino-acid sequence MAATPNEAPLAGLGNLGKIPELRKRILFTLGMLIVYRIGAHVPTPGIDPQALATFFEQQQGSLLGMFNMFSGGALSRLTVFALGIMPYISASIIIQLMTAVFPKLEAIKKEGEAGRRKITQYTRYGTIVLALFQGFGIAYGLESMKAGGLNVVIEPGMEFRLMTVLTLTAGTAFLMWVGEQITDRGIGNGISLIIFSGIVANLPVALFNTLQLARTGDLAPLLVLFLIAMAIVVTAFIIFMERAQRRITIQYAKRQVSGRRMVGGESSHLPLKVNTAGVIPPIFASSIILFPVTIANFMPWEGFKEFAAMFSPGQLGYMVFYSAAILFFCFFYTAIVFNPEETADNLRKYGGFIPGIRPGKRTSDYLDKILSRLTLVGAIYVTAVCLLPEILIAQYNVPFYFGGTSMLIVVGVTMDTTAQIQSFLISRQYEGLMKKAKIKGR is encoded by the coding sequence ATGGCTGCGACTCCCAACGAAGCCCCTTTGGCTGGTCTGGGTAATCTGGGCAAAATCCCTGAGTTGCGTAAAAGGATTTTGTTTACGCTGGGTATGCTCATTGTGTATCGCATTGGTGCGCATGTACCCACGCCGGGTATTGATCCCCAGGCCTTGGCAACCTTCTTTGAGCAACAGCAGGGTTCTCTGCTTGGTATGTTTAACATGTTCTCCGGGGGCGCACTGTCACGATTGACGGTGTTTGCCCTGGGGATCATGCCTTACATCTCGGCTTCGATTATCATTCAGTTGATGACAGCCGTGTTTCCCAAGCTAGAGGCGATTAAAAAAGAGGGTGAAGCGGGACGTCGTAAGATAACCCAATACACCCGTTACGGTACCATTGTGCTGGCTTTGTTCCAGGGTTTTGGTATCGCGTATGGTTTAGAATCCATGAAGGCTGGTGGGTTAAATGTTGTTATTGAACCGGGTATGGAATTCCGGCTCATGACGGTATTGACACTGACCGCAGGTACAGCCTTTCTTATGTGGGTGGGTGAACAGATTACGGATCGAGGTATTGGCAACGGGATCTCCCTGATCATCTTCTCGGGGATCGTCGCCAACCTACCGGTAGCCTTGTTCAATACTTTGCAGTTGGCTCGAACGGGTGATCTGGCACCGCTGTTGGTGTTGTTTTTGATTGCTATGGCCATTGTGGTAACCGCTTTCATTATCTTTATGGAGCGGGCACAAAGACGGATTACCATACAGTACGCCAAACGTCAGGTTAGTGGGCGGCGGATGGTGGGTGGTGAAAGTTCGCACCTTCCTTTGAAGGTGAATACGGCGGGGGTTATTCCGCCCATTTTTGCCAGCTCCATTATTCTGTTTCCGGTGACCATCGCGAATTTCATGCCTTGGGAAGGTTTCAAGGAGTTTGCCGCGATGTTTTCACCTGGGCAGCTTGGCTATATGGTGTTTTATTCGGCAGCGATTCTGTTTTTCTGTTTTTTCTATACAGCGATTGTTTTCAATCCTGAAGAGACAGCAGATAACCTGCGCAAGTATGGCGGTTTTATCCCTGGAATACGCCCTGGTAAGCGTACTTCGGATTATCTGGATAAAATTTTAAGTCGCTTAACGTTGGTCGGTGCGATCTATGTTACGGCGGTTTGTCTCTTGCCTGAGATATTGATTGCCCAGTATAACGTTCCGTTTTACTTTGGCGGCACCTCCATGCTGATCGTTGTGGGTGTAACCATGGATACCACGGCTCAGATACAATCCTTTTTAATCAGCCGCCAGTATGAGGGGTTGATGAAGAAGGCGAAGATCAAAGGGCGTTAA
- the rpmJ gene encoding 50S ribosomal protein L36 — protein MKVRASVKSICKDCKVIRRNGSVRVICKNPRHKQRQG, from the coding sequence ATGAAAGTACGTGCATCGGTAAAGTCAATTTGTAAGGACTGCAAGGTAATTCGCCGCAATGGTAGCGTGCGTGTGATTTGCAAAAACCCTCGTCACAAGCAACGTCAAGGCTAA
- the rpsM gene encoding 30S ribosomal protein S13: MARIAGVNIPVNKRVEIALTYIYGICRDSAKRITKEAGIEPQVRVSDLTDAEVAQLRDIIDNNHTVEGDLRRQIAMNVKRLMDLGCYRGLRHRRGLPCRGQRTHTNARTRKGPRKPIAGKKK; encoded by the coding sequence GTGGCCCGTATTGCTGGTGTTAACATACCTGTTAACAAGCGCGTTGAAATCGCGCTCACTTACATCTACGGCATCTGTCGCGACAGTGCCAAGCGAATCACCAAAGAGGCGGGCATTGAGCCCCAGGTTCGCGTGTCTGATCTGACTGATGCTGAAGTTGCGCAACTGCGTGACATCATCGACAACAACCATACGGTTGAAGGTGATCTGCGCCGTCAGATCGCCATGAATGTCAAGCGTCTGATGGACCTAGGTTGCTACCGTGGTCTGCGCCACCGTCGGGGCTTGCCCTGTCGCGGTCAGCGCACTCATACGAATGCACGCACCCGTAAGGGTCCACGTAAGCCCATTGCGGGCAAGAAGAAATAA
- the rpsK gene encoding 30S ribosomal protein S11: MAKAQKGARTKKKERKNIASGIAHIHSTFNNTLITITDTHGNSISWGSAGAQGFKGSRKSTPFAAQMAAENAGKKAMDHGMRNLEVRLKGPGSGRESALRALAAIGFNISHVQDVTPIPHNGCRPPKRRRV; the protein is encoded by the coding sequence ATGGCCAAGGCCCAAAAAGGTGCCCGTACTAAGAAAAAAGAGCGTAAGAATATTGCGAGCGGTATTGCTCACATTCATTCTACGTTCAACAACACGTTGATCACTATTACCGACACCCATGGTAACTCGATTTCCTGGGGCAGTGCTGGTGCACAAGGGTTTAAGGGCTCGCGTAAGTCCACTCCCTTTGCCGCACAGATGGCTGCTGAGAATGCCGGTAAAAAAGCCATGGATCATGGGATGCGTAACCTGGAAGTGCGTCTGAAGGGTCCCGGCAGCGGCCGTGAATCGGCTCTGCGCGCCCTGGCCGCAATTGGTTTTAACATTTCCCATGTACAGGATGTGACACCCATCCCGCATAACGGTTGCCGCCCTCCCAAGCGGCGTCGTGTGTGA
- the rpsD gene encoding 30S ribosomal protein S4, translating to MARYLGSKCRLCRREATKLFLKGEKCYSDKCAMERRNYVPGQHGQRRRKVSDYGVHLREKQKVKRSYGLLEAQFRTLYKKAERMKGVTGENLLQLLERRLDNVVYRLGLAASRTEARQIISHKTLLVNGKMVNVPSYLCKPGDVVAVREKSRGQLRIKGALASAMQRGLPSWVEVDAEKLVGTFRSIPERSDLPAEFNENLIVELYSK from the coding sequence ATGGCTCGTTATCTTGGTTCTAAATGTCGCTTATGTCGTCGTGAAGCCACAAAACTCTTTCTTAAGGGTGAAAAATGCTATAGCGATAAATGTGCGATGGAACGTCGTAACTATGTACCCGGTCAACATGGCCAACGCCGCCGTAAGGTTTCCGACTACGGCGTACACCTTCGCGAAAAGCAAAAGGTTAAGCGTAGCTATGGTCTATTAGAAGCCCAATTCCGCACGCTGTACAAAAAAGCGGAGCGCATGAAGGGTGTGACCGGCGAAAATCTGCTTCAGCTATTGGAGCGTCGCCTAGACAATGTTGTCTATCGTCTTGGTCTGGCGGCATCCCGCACCGAAGCCCGTCAAATCATCAGTCATAAAACACTGTTGGTTAATGGCAAAATGGTTAACGTACCTTCTTACCTGTGTAAACCAGGTGATGTGGTTGCGGTGCGTGAGAAATCACGTGGGCAACTGCGTATTAAAGGTGCCTTAGCCAGTGCTATGCAACGGGGCCTACCCAGTTGGGTCGAGGTGGATGCTGAAAAGTTGGTTGGTACCTTCCGTAGCATTCCGGAGCGCTCCGATCTGCCGGCCGAGTTCAATGAAAACCTGATTGTTGAGTTGTACTCTAAATAA
- a CDS encoding DNA-directed RNA polymerase subunit alpha, whose product MYRNWTELIKPHTIELGGDETEIQRKATLVAEPLERGFGTTLGNALRRVLLSSLQGAAVSTVRIEGVLHEFSSVPGVIEDVTDIILNIKGLALRMESTGIKNIYLRVDKEGPVTAGMIECETGIEILNPDHHIATLNKSGTLDITMTVTTGKGYVRAQLNREDESYAIGDIPIDASYNPVKKVAYRVENARVGQQTDYDKLIMDIETNGVVTPEDALALAAKILQDQLNPFINFDDVPTAHDHEMEDRPQWNPNLFRKVDELELSVRSANCLKNDDIVYIGDLVQKSESEMLKTPNFGRKSLNEIKEVLDEMGLSLGMTLDTWPPENIDDLSKQFEEENF is encoded by the coding sequence ATGTACAGGAATTGGACTGAGCTGATCAAGCCTCACACCATTGAACTGGGTGGGGATGAAACTGAAATTCAGCGTAAGGCAACATTGGTTGCTGAACCGCTCGAACGGGGTTTCGGTACGACTTTGGGTAACGCATTGCGTAGAGTGCTGCTCTCTTCTTTGCAAGGTGCAGCGGTAAGTACTGTTCGCATTGAGGGTGTACTACATGAATTTTCTAGTGTACCCGGTGTTATCGAAGATGTAACCGATATCATTCTGAACATTAAAGGGTTGGCACTCCGTATGGAGTCCACAGGTATTAAAAATATCTATCTTCGGGTAGATAAAGAAGGACCTGTGACGGCCGGCATGATTGAGTGTGAGACAGGGATTGAGATTCTTAATCCTGATCACCACATTGCAACCCTGAATAAAAGTGGCACCTTGGATATCACCATGACCGTTACCACTGGTAAAGGTTATGTACGTGCACAGCTTAATCGTGAAGATGAAAGCTACGCCATTGGTGATATTCCCATTGATGCAAGCTATAACCCAGTCAAGAAAGTGGCTTACCGGGTGGAAAACGCTCGTGTGGGTCAGCAGACGGACTATGACAAGCTGATTATGGATATTGAAACCAACGGTGTGGTAACCCCTGAGGATGCCCTGGCGTTGGCGGCTAAAATTCTACAAGATCAGTTAAACCCCTTCATCAATTTTGATGATGTGCCGACGGCACATGATCATGAAATGGAGGATCGGCCCCAGTGGAATCCTAACCTTTTCCGCAAGGTGGATGAGCTGGAACTTTCGGTACGTAGTGCCAACTGCCTTAAAAACGATGATATCGTTTATATTGGTGATTTGGTGCAAAAAAGCGAATCCGAGATGCTCAAGACGCCAAACTTTGGTCGTAAGTCTCTGAATGAGATCAAAGAAGTCTTGGATGAAATGGGGCTGTCGCTGGGTATGACGTTGGATACCTGGCCTCCTGAGAACATCGACGATCTGTCTAAGCAGTTCGAAGAAGAGAACTTTTAA
- the rplQ gene encoding 50S ribosomal protein L17 — protein MRHKKRGRRLSRDTSHRQAMIKNMLVSLFKHERIETTVPRAKELRPVAEKVITLGKRGDLHARRQALSILNGDKEVVHKLFTDLAERNKDRQGGYTRILKTRFRYGDCAPMSFIELVERDATSAAE, from the coding sequence ATGAGACATAAAAAACGTGGTCGTAGGCTGAGCCGTGATACTTCTCATCGCCAAGCGATGATTAAGAACATGTTGGTCAGTCTGTTTAAACACGAGCGCATCGAAACCACCGTACCCCGCGCCAAGGAACTGCGTCCCGTGGCTGAGAAGGTGATCACCCTTGGCAAGCGTGGCGATCTGCACGCGCGCCGTCAGGCTCTGAGCATACTGAATGGGGATAAAGAGGTGGTGCATAAACTGTTCACCGATTTAGCGGAGCGTAATAAGGATCGTCAGGGTGGCTACACCCGTATCCTCAAAACACGTTTCCGCTACGGAGATTGTGCCCCTATGAGCTTTATTGAGCTTGTTGAACGTGATGCGACGTCAGCCGCTGAATAA
- a CDS encoding IS66-like element ISMasp4 family transposase → MKLSDHDLLQIDEEYLSSLSSAELLAVSRKMLEDLKESRERLNRTPDNSSQPPSSRPAYLGIPVEQDETLSDEDEEDVSPVEKKGTDDADGDDSPGPSGSSTPSAPGNGKSDSSGKKPKGRAGKPVGAKGFGRTQIIPIRSTVVHRAETCAACDAALPLDARFTARIGYVTIDLIRGAPDQPGLRLEGTKHLFGEVACRCGHISCTGPGTGDRLEIAGRKTATSLSEWRIVGPMLAAFIVALAKRMRLSRSKVQEFLIDWFGLELSVGTIDNCIREVGLAAAPVQDELIAELRASALAHVDETPWKQKGQALWLWVFATANTVLFCVGRRTRQMVLDILTEEYAGWLMSDGLMNYRIFSRRLRCWAHLIRKAKGLSTSLDKESKRFGSRVLEVLEYMVEEVKDGSDPPAAESILEEFQGYCELYRDYPPSEKVRSLAVELLNDWDVIWQPVRVPGLPLTNNDAERALRHWVIARLISHGTRTAEGSRVLGVLASVIETCRLRNVSPWDYLAEVIAERRKGNLVPPLPAPVAA, encoded by the coding sequence ATGAAGCTTTCAGATCACGACCTGCTCCAGATTGATGAGGAATATCTCTCCTCACTATCGTCTGCAGAGTTACTGGCCGTCAGCCGGAAAATGTTGGAGGATCTCAAGGAATCTCGTGAGCGTTTGAACCGAACACCCGACAACAGTTCCCAGCCGCCCAGCAGTCGTCCGGCGTACCTTGGGATTCCAGTTGAGCAAGACGAAACGCTTTCGGATGAGGATGAAGAGGACGTTTCGCCGGTGGAGAAGAAGGGAACCGATGATGCGGATGGAGATGATTCACCAGGGCCATCCGGCAGTTCTACTCCCTCTGCTCCAGGAAATGGTAAGTCGGATTCCTCAGGCAAGAAGCCGAAAGGCAGGGCTGGGAAGCCAGTTGGGGCCAAGGGATTCGGCAGAACGCAGATAATTCCGATTCGGAGTACCGTGGTTCATCGAGCGGAAACGTGTGCTGCCTGCGATGCTGCCCTTCCCTTGGATGCTCGATTTACAGCTCGAATCGGCTATGTGACCATCGATCTGATAAGGGGTGCCCCGGATCAGCCTGGATTGAGGCTAGAGGGGACCAAGCACCTTTTTGGGGAAGTTGCCTGTAGATGCGGCCATATTTCATGTACCGGTCCCGGCACAGGGGATAGACTTGAGATTGCAGGACGCAAAACCGCAACCAGTTTGAGTGAATGGCGTATTGTCGGCCCCATGTTGGCTGCTTTCATTGTTGCGCTCGCAAAACGGATGCGGTTGTCTCGCTCCAAGGTTCAGGAGTTTTTGATCGATTGGTTCGGCCTGGAGTTGAGTGTCGGGACCATCGACAATTGCATACGTGAGGTCGGACTGGCTGCCGCCCCTGTTCAGGATGAACTGATTGCCGAACTTCGTGCATCCGCTCTGGCTCATGTAGACGAAACGCCTTGGAAGCAAAAAGGTCAAGCTTTGTGGCTCTGGGTTTTCGCGACGGCAAATACGGTCTTGTTTTGCGTGGGACGCCGGACTCGACAAATGGTCCTTGATATCCTGACCGAGGAATATGCAGGCTGGCTAATGAGCGATGGACTCATGAACTACCGGATTTTCTCCAGGCGGCTGCGCTGCTGGGCGCACTTGATCCGAAAAGCCAAGGGGTTGTCGACAAGCCTGGATAAAGAGAGCAAACGATTCGGCTCCAGGGTATTGGAGGTCCTGGAATACATGGTCGAAGAGGTCAAAGATGGATCGGATCCGCCAGCTGCCGAGTCGATTTTGGAAGAATTCCAGGGATACTGCGAATTGTACAGAGATTATCCCCCGTCCGAGAAAGTTCGCAGCCTTGCCGTTGAGCTTCTCAATGACTGGGATGTTATCTGGCAACCTGTGAGAGTTCCAGGGCTGCCGCTGACCAACAACGATGCGGAGCGGGCTCTGCGCCACTGGGTCATTGCGCGTCTGATCAGCCACGGAACTCGTACGGCAGAAGGGAGTCGGGTATTGGGTGTGCTGGCTAGCGTCATCGAAACTTGCCGATTGCGGAACGTGTCTCCCTGGGACTATCTTGCTGAGGTGATTGCTGAACGGAGAAAGGGAAACCTCGTACCGCCGTTACCGGCTCCAGTAGCCGCTTGA
- a CDS encoding SAM hydrolase/SAM-dependent halogenase family protein, translated as MERVVLITDFGVNDLYVGQLKGVLCGASMEIQIIDFFHDIPPFNIESAAWLISRCQHYFPPKSHWICVVDPGVGTPREALLVKLGERVFIGPDNGILGWALSQEDAQVHRIGTHWKPASATFHGRDLFAPVLVDWLNYRDLNRIGPAIQVAQCQPMPALLIKKPHGAQVKITHIDRFGNVVTALKYIDICWASAALVVNGISITKWVKTFADLRVGEVGMLVGGFGTVEIVANKAHAASMLSCKCGDWVDFLEKSVDAKNGD; from the coding sequence ATGGAACGTGTGGTTCTCATAACAGATTTTGGGGTAAATGATCTCTATGTCGGCCAATTAAAAGGGGTTCTCTGTGGCGCTTCCATGGAGATACAGATCATAGATTTTTTTCATGATATTCCTCCCTTTAACATAGAGAGTGCTGCTTGGCTCATTTCACGATGCCAACACTATTTTCCACCAAAGAGTCATTGGATCTGTGTGGTAGACCCTGGCGTGGGTACGCCAAGAGAAGCGCTTTTGGTCAAATTGGGGGAGCGGGTTTTTATTGGGCCTGATAATGGAATATTGGGGTGGGCATTAAGTCAGGAGGATGCTCAGGTTCACCGTATTGGCACCCATTGGAAACCGGCTTCAGCAACCTTTCATGGGCGCGATCTGTTTGCCCCAGTGCTTGTGGATTGGTTGAATTATCGAGACCTAAACCGTATTGGACCCGCGATTCAAGTGGCACAGTGCCAGCCTATGCCGGCCTTATTGATAAAAAAACCGCATGGCGCACAGGTTAAGATCACCCACATTGATCGTTTTGGAAATGTCGTAACTGCTTTAAAATATATTGATATTTGTTGGGCATCCGCTGCGCTCGTAGTCAATGGGATTTCGATCACAAAATGGGTAAAAACCTTCGCAGATCTTAGGGTTGGTGAGGTTGGAATGTTGGTTGGAGGGTTTGGAACGGTTGAAATTGTGGCAAATAAAGCCCATGCAGCCAGCATGCTTTCATGTAAATGTGGCGATTGGGTGGATTTTTTAGAAAAAAGCGTTGACGCTAAAAATGGCGACTGA